From the Acidobacteriota bacterium genome, one window contains:
- a CDS encoding amino acid permease — protein sequence MRRGLNLWGATAFVVTSMIGTGIFTVPALVRNATSSGMQMLGVWLVGAVLAVCGALCYAELATRMPRAGGEYQYLSRVYGPMWGFVSGWITFFVGFAAPTAASSLAAVTYMAAIAPGWHANTPIVPGLGITQGAVVAALLPLAFAFWHSLGVRPSGRLQSILMLTTIGSIALLVAAGWLTGRGDWQGVVQPTTAAGSWWVALIQVSFAYTGWNGATYLAGEIEDPRRNLPRALIGGTLIVVLLYLALNLFFLYALPVNAWHSDIAVGKDAAERLFGLAGGRFVSAIITFTIIGSLSAWTAAGPRVYFAMAYDGLAPAAFKRLGAQSRAPIVALFAQAGVAALLALTGAFDVLLIYVGSGLLLFSGFTVAAVYVLRWRYGAEDGSHFRVPGYPFTPALFLLLVLVSCVQVFLESPIPTGAAFLTLVAGFVCYFIGRALGWFKADLALLRHAASSND from the coding sequence TTGCGCCGTGGACTCAATCTATGGGGCGCCACGGCCTTTGTCGTCACCAGCATGATTGGCACCGGGATTTTCACCGTACCGGCGCTGGTGCGCAACGCGACCAGCAGCGGAATGCAGATGCTGGGCGTGTGGCTGGTTGGCGCAGTTTTGGCCGTTTGCGGCGCACTTTGCTATGCCGAATTGGCGACGCGTATGCCCCGCGCCGGTGGCGAATACCAATATCTCTCGCGCGTGTATGGGCCGATGTGGGGGTTTGTCAGCGGCTGGATCACTTTCTTCGTCGGCTTTGCCGCGCCAACGGCGGCGTCATCCTTAGCGGCGGTTACTTACATGGCGGCAATCGCACCTGGCTGGCACGCGAACACACCCATTGTGCCGGGGCTGGGCATTACGCAGGGAGCCGTCGTCGCGGCGTTATTACCGTTGGCCTTTGCCTTTTGGCATTCGTTAGGAGTGCGGCCCAGCGGACGTTTGCAAAGTATCTTGATGCTCACCACGATTGGTTCCATCGCGTTGCTGGTTGCGGCGGGCTGGTTGACCGGACGTGGCGATTGGCAGGGCGTTGTGCAGCCAACGACCGCTGCCGGTTCGTGGTGGGTGGCGTTGATTCAGGTCAGTTTCGCTTATACGGGTTGGAATGGCGCGACCTATCTGGCGGGCGAAATCGAAGACCCGCGCCGCAATTTGCCGCGCGCGCTGATCGGCGGCACCCTGATTGTGGTGCTGCTTTATCTGGCGCTCAACCTTTTCTTTCTTTACGCCCTGCCCGTGAACGCCTGGCACTCCGACATTGCCGTCGGCAAAGACGCGGCGGAACGTTTGTTTGGCTTGGCGGGCGGGCGATTTGTCAGCGCCATCATCACGTTTACGATCATCGGATCGCTCAGCGCCTGGACAGCCGCCGGGCCGCGCGTTTACTTTGCGATGGCCTATGACGGGCTGGCGCCTGCGGCCTTCAAACGATTGGGTGCGCAGAGCCGCGCGCCGATTGTTGCCCTCTTCGCCCAGGCTGGCGTAGCCGCTTTGCTGGCATTAACGGGAGCGTTTGATGTGCTGTTGATTTATGTGGGTTCGGGCTTGCTGCTCTTTTCGGGTTTCACGGTGGCGGCCGTTTATGTCTTGCGCTGGCGCTACGGGGCCGAAGATGGCAGCCACTTTCGCGTGCCGGGTTACCCGTTTACTCCCGCCTTATTCCTGTTGTTGGTGCTCGTCTCTTGTGTGCAGGTTTTTCTGGAAAGCCCGATCCCAACGGGCGCGGCGTTTTTGACCCTGGTGGCCGGTTTTGTTTGCTACTTTATTGGCCGCGCGTTGGGCTGGTTCAAAGCCGATCTGGCCCTATTGCGCCACGCGGCGTCATCCAACGACTGA